One window of Methylococcus sp. EFPC2 genomic DNA carries:
- the dapC gene encoding succinyldiaminopimelate transaminase yields MNPHLSKLQPYPFEKLARLKQGVPAPADKAHIALSIGEPQHATPHFIAEALIAHLHGLANYPATKGIPELRLAIAEWLSRRFGLPAGAVDPESQVLPVNGTREALFSFAQCIVDPAEQPLVLMPNPFYQIYEGAALLAGAEPYFLNTTRESGYLPDFDSVPESVWARCQLLYICSPGNPTGAVLPIATLQKLIALADRFDFVIASDECYSEIYADEANPPTGLLQAAHAMGNTAFKNCIVFHSLSKRSNAPGLRSGFVAGDAAVLKNYLLYRTYHGCALALHIQHASLAAWRDEEHVVHNRELYRRKFAAVHDILSGTLDVAIPPAGFYLWPRVPTDGETFARDLYARQNLTVLPGGYLSREAHGINPGEQHVRLALVAPLEDCVEAAQRIKSFVLSS; encoded by the coding sequence ATGAATCCCCATCTATCGAAACTGCAGCCCTATCCGTTCGAAAAGCTGGCCCGTCTGAAACAAGGGGTACCGGCTCCGGCCGACAAGGCCCACATCGCGCTGTCCATAGGCGAGCCGCAACACGCCACGCCGCATTTCATTGCCGAGGCTTTGATCGCCCACCTGCACGGGCTGGCCAACTATCCCGCCACCAAAGGTATCCCGGAATTGCGCCTGGCAATCGCCGAATGGCTGAGCCGGCGTTTCGGCCTGCCTGCCGGAGCGGTCGACCCGGAAAGCCAGGTATTGCCCGTCAACGGCACGCGCGAGGCCTTGTTTTCATTCGCCCAGTGCATCGTGGACCCGGCCGAGCAGCCGCTGGTGCTGATGCCCAATCCTTTTTACCAGATCTACGAAGGCGCCGCCCTGCTGGCCGGTGCCGAACCTTATTTTCTCAACACCACGCGGGAATCCGGCTATCTGCCCGATTTCGACTCGGTGCCCGAATCGGTCTGGGCGCGCTGCCAACTGCTCTACATCTGCTCACCGGGCAATCCGACCGGCGCGGTGCTGCCCATCGCCACCCTGCAGAAGCTGATAGCCTTGGCCGACCGTTTTGACTTCGTCATCGCCTCCGACGAATGTTATTCGGAGATCTATGCCGACGAGGCCAACCCGCCGACCGGACTGCTGCAGGCGGCTCATGCCATGGGCAACACGGCGTTCAAGAACTGCATCGTGTTCCACAGTCTGTCCAAACGCTCCAACGCGCCGGGCCTGCGCTCGGGCTTCGTGGCCGGCGATGCGGCCGTATTGAAGAACTACCTGCTCTACCGCACCTACCACGGCTGCGCCCTTGCATTGCACATACAACATGCCAGCCTGGCGGCCTGGCGTGACGAGGAGCATGTGGTGCACAACCGGGAACTCTATCGCCGCAAGTTCGCCGCCGTACACGACATCCTGTCCGGCACGCTGGACGTGGCCATCCCGCCGGCCGGTTTCTACCTCTGGCCGCGAGTCCCGACCGACGGCGAGACCTTCGCCCGCGACTTGTACGCCCGGCAAAACCTGACCGTGCTGCCGGGCGGCTACCTATCGCGCGAGGCCCACGGCATCAATCCCGGCGAACAACACGTCCGCCTGGCCCTGGTGGCTCCGCTGGAAGACTGCGTGGAAGCGGCGCAGCGCATCAAATCCTTCGTTCTATCGTCGTAG
- a CDS encoding HPF/RaiA family ribosome-associated protein, translating to MQVPLEIAFRGVEHSDAVEAKIREKTAKLEQFCDNIISCKVAVEADHHHQHQGNLYHVRIDLSVPNKHIVVSRDHHDKQAHEDVYVALRDAFDAVKRQLEEHVRIQRGEVKKHQAAQAGDLQ from the coding sequence ATGCAAGTACCACTAGAGATCGCCTTCCGCGGGGTAGAACACTCCGACGCCGTCGAAGCCAAGATCCGCGAGAAAACCGCCAAGCTAGAGCAGTTTTGCGACAACATCATCAGCTGCAAGGTCGCGGTCGAAGCCGACCACCATCACCAGCACCAGGGTAATCTCTACCACGTCCGCATCGATCTGAGCGTACCTAACAAACACATCGTCGTGAGCCGCGATCACCACGACAAGCAGGCGCACGAAGACGTTTATGTCGCCCTGCGCGACGCATTCGATGCCGTCAAGCGCCAGTTGGAAGAACACGTCCGCATCCAGCGCGGAGAGGTCAAGAAACATCAGGCGGCGCAGGCCGGCGACCTGCAATAA
- a CDS encoding DNA/RNA non-specific endonuclease has translation MTIPFMVRSGRSPFRLAMVLGRWLLRLVPPGIWLLAAVMLGAWQVYEMRVAQPRMSWMGLPRAQFDWSTPNSWFRVLRNQGFLVGYSDWRGNPLWVCYRLSPARENGPALKRPSRFYADWRALNRVRHEDYAGSGYDHGHMAPNHAISVLYGREAQEDTFLLTNITPQRPNLNRRLWERLEEAELDHFAPRAGQVWVYTGPVFEAPLERLKASWRVEIPDAFYKIVVAPDSRKAIAFIMPQNVEGNEPLDHYLVSVDSVERRTGLDFFHELDDAAENRMEAEVDPDFWRLQDVAHKAGRYHRAEHQVAGSKP, from the coding sequence TTGACGATCCCTTTCATGGTCCGCTCGGGTCGTTCCCCTTTTCGCCTTGCGATGGTGCTCGGGCGATGGCTGTTGCGCCTGGTGCCTCCCGGCATCTGGCTGCTCGCCGCCGTGATGCTCGGCGCGTGGCAGGTTTACGAGATGCGCGTCGCCCAGCCGCGCATGAGCTGGATGGGCTTGCCGCGCGCCCAATTCGACTGGAGCACCCCCAATTCCTGGTTTCGCGTGTTGCGCAACCAGGGCTTTCTGGTCGGTTATTCGGACTGGCGGGGCAATCCGCTGTGGGTGTGTTATCGTCTTTCGCCAGCGCGGGAAAATGGGCCTGCGCTCAAGCGTCCTTCCCGGTTCTATGCCGATTGGCGCGCGCTCAACCGCGTGCGTCACGAAGATTACGCCGGCAGCGGCTACGATCACGGGCACATGGCGCCGAATCATGCGATCAGCGTTCTATACGGCCGGGAGGCCCAGGAGGATACTTTCCTGCTGACCAACATCACCCCGCAGAGGCCTAACCTCAACCGGCGCCTGTGGGAGCGTCTGGAAGAGGCCGAACTCGACCACTTCGCCCCGCGGGCCGGGCAGGTCTGGGTGTACACGGGGCCGGTGTTCGAGGCGCCGCTGGAAAGGCTGAAGGCGAGCTGGCGCGTGGAAATCCCCGACGCTTTTTACAAGATCGTCGTCGCGCCGGACAGCCGCAAAGCCATCGCCTTCATCATGCCCCAGAATGTCGAGGGCAACGAACCTTTGGATCACTATCTCGTCAGCGTGGACTCGGTGGAGCGCCGGACCGGGCTGGATTTCTTCCACGAGCTGGATGATGCGGCCGAGAATCGCATGGAGGCCGAAGTCGATCCGGATTTCTGGCGCTTGCAGGACGTGGCGCATAAGGCGGGCCGCTATCACCGTGCCGAGCACCAAGTCGCCGGGAGTAAGCCGTGA
- a CDS encoding dihydrofolate reductase family protein translates to MSKQIFRLYPPPYQPVALQGLYLGLGLHEVGTAEQPFVYANFLSSLDGRIALEDPLSGQTWLPRSLTTPDDFRLFLELQAQADCLITHGGYLRSLAEGRLGNILQVGLRPGTEDLAEWRVAQGLSPHPAIVVASASLDFPMPHSIREHGQTCLIATGAQADPDRVAYWRSQGYEVIESGPRTLVEGAPLVQELGARGYRSIYLIAGPHMLDAMIRDGKLDRLFQTITHQLMGGTAFRTLTPGAELGLFGHLKMRSLYYDPTSPADTGQWFAQFDNFRPDSPPPV, encoded by the coding sequence GTGAGCAAGCAGATTTTTCGCCTCTATCCACCGCCTTACCAGCCCGTGGCCCTGCAAGGCCTGTATCTGGGCCTGGGGTTGCACGAAGTCGGCACGGCGGAGCAACCCTTCGTGTACGCCAACTTCCTGTCCAGCCTGGACGGACGCATCGCCCTGGAAGACCCCCTGAGCGGCCAGACCTGGTTGCCCCGCAGCCTCACCACCCCGGACGATTTCCGTTTGTTCCTGGAGCTCCAGGCCCAGGCCGATTGCCTGATCACCCACGGCGGCTATTTGCGCTCCCTGGCCGAGGGACGGTTGGGCAACATCCTGCAAGTCGGTCTGCGTCCCGGAACCGAGGATCTGGCCGAATGGCGGGTGGCGCAGGGCTTGAGCCCCCACCCGGCCATCGTGGTGGCCAGTGCCAGCCTGGATTTTCCCATGCCGCACTCGATTCGGGAACACGGCCAAACTTGCCTCATCGCCACCGGCGCGCAGGCCGATCCGGATCGCGTGGCTTATTGGCGGTCTCAGGGATACGAGGTGATCGAATCGGGGCCTCGCACACTGGTGGAGGGCGCCCCTTTGGTGCAGGAACTGGGCGCACGCGGCTATCGCAGCATTTACCTCATCGCCGGCCCGCATATGCTCGATGCGATGATAAGGGACGGTAAGCTGGACCGTTTGTTCCAGACCATCACCCATCAGTTGATGGGGGGTACGGCCTTCCGCACTCTCACGCCGGGTGCCGAACTGGGCTTGTTCGGCCATCTGAAGATGCGCTCCCTCTATTACGATCCCACTTCTCCGGCCGATACCGGGCAATGGTTCGCCCAGTTCGACAACTTTCGGCCGGACTCCCCGCCGCCGGTTTGA
- the phoU gene encoding phosphate signaling complex protein PhoU yields MPDISIPPTRHHHISKQFDQELADIRSRVLTMGGVVEEQVALALKSMRDNDMALAEQVIRDDVRVNLEEVTLDAVCTEILARRQPAASDLRLVIAVVKTINDLERIGDDAKFIARCALALAGQFPRKGQLEALHAFGQQLCETLKLTLDAYVRLDVEAALRIKEQDRLLDEVYQSIVRQQIASMSEDGRGIPAGLNLLWAARALERIGDRCCNICEYVIYYVKGKDIRHISLEQALRDIGGA; encoded by the coding sequence ATGCCTGATATCAGCATACCGCCCACCCGGCATCACCATATTTCCAAGCAGTTCGACCAGGAGTTGGCCGACATACGCAGCCGCGTGCTCACCATGGGCGGCGTCGTCGAGGAGCAGGTCGCCCTGGCCCTGAAGTCCATGCGCGACAACGACATGGCTTTGGCCGAGCAGGTCATCCGCGACGATGTCCGGGTCAATCTCGAAGAGGTGACCCTGGACGCCGTGTGCACCGAAATTCTGGCCCGCCGCCAGCCGGCCGCCAGCGATCTCCGGCTGGTGATTGCGGTGGTCAAGACGATCAACGACCTCGAACGCATCGGCGACGATGCCAAGTTCATCGCGCGCTGCGCCCTGGCCCTGGCGGGCCAGTTTCCGCGCAAGGGGCAGTTGGAGGCGCTCCACGCGTTTGGCCAGCAGTTGTGCGAAACGCTCAAGCTCACCCTGGACGCCTATGTCCGGCTGGATGTCGAGGCGGCTTTGCGCATCAAGGAGCAGGACCGCTTGCTGGACGAGGTCTACCAGAGCATCGTGCGCCAGCAGATCGCCAGCATGAGCGAAGACGGCCGGGGTATTCCGGCCGGGCTCAACCTGCTGTGGGCGGCCAGGGCGCTGGAACGCATCGGCGACCGCTGCTGTAACATCTGCGAATACGTCATTTATTACGTCAAGGGCAAGGACATCCGTCACATCAGCCTGGAACAGGCCTTGCGCGACATCGGCGGAGCCTAG
- the ilvB gene encoding acetolactate synthase large subunit, with the protein MDILNGAQLTVRLLERQGVRVVAGIPGGANLPIYDALSRSGQIRHVLARHEQGAGFIAQGMARASGEPAVCLASSGPGATNLLTAIADAKLDSVPLVAITGQVPLGMMGTDAFQEVDTYGLTIPITKHNFLVRSAEELLTVIPQAFRVAASGRPGPVLIDIPKDVQTDLVTVGSWPEPAHPDPLPSVDIAQVEQAAALIAAAERPILYLGGGVIQSGAAQPAVALAEKAALPTVMTLMALGAMPADHPLSLGMLGMHAARFTNLALDECDLLVTLGARFDDRATGKLAQFCPQAKVVHVDIDPSELGKLKTAQVGIAGDVGAVLRDLLPRVPAQAHADWLDRIARLKREFPLATPDMNDPRSHYGLIRAVAGCLDEEAIIVTDVGQHQMWVAQTYPFRQPRLWLTSGGLGTMGFGLPAAIGAALAAPEKTVVCFSGDGSLLMNVQELATAVEEQADVKIVLMNNRALGMVHQQQSLFYGRRIYASRFHSGPDFVRIAEGFGMHGLDLDTADNVEDSLRDALNARGPCLIHAGIDLRQQVLPMVPPGAANTDMIGA; encoded by the coding sequence ATGGACATACTCAACGGCGCGCAACTCACCGTCAGGCTATTGGAACGGCAGGGCGTGCGCGTCGTCGCCGGCATACCCGGCGGCGCCAATCTGCCGATTTACGACGCCCTTTCCCGGTCCGGCCAAATACGCCACGTGCTCGCCCGCCACGAACAGGGAGCGGGCTTCATCGCCCAGGGAATGGCGCGCGCAAGCGGCGAGCCGGCGGTCTGCCTGGCCTCGTCCGGCCCTGGCGCGACCAATCTGTTGACGGCCATCGCCGACGCCAAGCTCGACTCCGTACCGCTGGTGGCGATCACCGGGCAGGTTCCCCTCGGCATGATGGGGACGGACGCCTTCCAGGAAGTCGACACCTATGGATTGACGATTCCGATCACCAAACACAATTTCCTGGTCCGCTCGGCCGAGGAATTGCTTACGGTCATTCCCCAGGCTTTCCGCGTCGCGGCGTCCGGCCGGCCCGGTCCGGTCCTGATCGACATCCCCAAGGACGTGCAAACCGATCTCGTGACGGTGGGCTCCTGGCCGGAACCGGCGCACCCGGACCCGCTACCCTCGGTCGATATCGCCCAGGTCGAGCAAGCCGCAGCCCTCATCGCGGCAGCCGAACGCCCGATCTTGTACCTCGGCGGCGGAGTGATACAGTCCGGCGCCGCGCAACCGGCGGTGGCTCTGGCCGAAAAAGCGGCGCTGCCGACCGTCATGACGCTGATGGCCCTGGGTGCGATGCCGGCGGATCACCCATTGTCGCTGGGTATGCTGGGCATGCACGCCGCGCGTTTCACCAACCTGGCGCTGGACGAGTGCGACCTGCTCGTCACCCTGGGCGCGCGTTTCGACGACAGGGCGACGGGGAAGCTGGCCCAATTCTGCCCGCAGGCCAAGGTCGTGCACGTGGACATCGACCCGTCGGAACTGGGCAAACTCAAAACCGCCCAGGTCGGCATCGCAGGCGATGTCGGCGCGGTGTTACGGGACTTGCTGCCCAGGGTACCCGCTCAGGCGCACGCCGACTGGCTGGATCGCATAGCCCGACTGAAACGCGAATTTCCGCTGGCCACCCCGGACATGAACGACCCTCGCAGCCATTACGGCTTGATACGCGCCGTCGCCGGATGCCTGGATGAAGAGGCGATCATCGTCACCGATGTGGGCCAGCATCAGATGTGGGTGGCGCAAACCTATCCCTTCCGCCAGCCCAGGCTGTGGCTGACCTCGGGCGGACTCGGCACCATGGGATTCGGCCTGCCCGCCGCCATCGGCGCGGCGCTCGCCGCGCCGGAAAAAACCGTGGTCTGCTTCTCCGGCGACGGCAGCTTGCTGATGAACGTACAGGAACTGGCCACCGCCGTCGAAGAGCAGGCCGACGTCAAGATCGTCCTGATGAACAATCGCGCCCTCGGCATGGTGCATCAGCAACAAAGCCTGTTCTACGGCCGGCGCATCTACGCGTCCCGCTTCCACAGCGGGCCGGACTTCGTCCGCATCGCCGAAGGATTCGGGATGCACGGGCTCGACCTGGACACCGCGGACAACGTCGAAGACAGCTTGCGCGATGCCCTGAACGCGCGCGGCCCCTGCTTGATCCACGCCGGCATAGATCTCCGGCAACAGGTCTTGCCCATGGTGCCGCCGGGCGCCGCCAACACCGACATGATAGGAGCCTGA
- a CDS encoding bifunctional aminoglycoside phosphotransferase/ATP-binding protein — translation MTHPALPPPIEAFYRRLERECQPASVPLIETHISWVILAGDYAYKIKKPVDFGFLDFSTPERRYFFCREELRLNRRLAPGLYLDVIGIDGGPDRLDPDAPTPRGEYAVMLKRFDEDKLAVALAERGGLTEAHIDGLADALADFHLSAAQADENSGLGSPECIASAAAHNFPAVEAALTEPEAWTRLRAIRDWTVALGERLRPTLIQRKRDGHVRECHGDLHLGNLVAEGDRLVPFDCIEFSEELRWIDTLSELAFIVMDLEVRGLSELAWRLLNRYLAHTGDYTGLAVFDYYRVYRAMVRAKIACLTRQQAEEEQKAELERQCLHYLEYASRIIAKHRPMLIITHGLSGSGKSWLAHRLAAALPAVRIASDIERKRLAGYPATASTDPGLYAQPQTEATYERLRTCAGSLLQAGHNVIVDATFLKAGYRDRFRDLARQAAIPFKILDLVAPEPLLRQRIESRRLSGGDPSEATLAVLEAQITGAEPLSATERLASVEVDAGTPLDFPAVLAALDPDKLRAGAPKPLS, via the coding sequence ATGACTCACCCCGCACTGCCGCCGCCGATTGAGGCCTTCTACCGCCGGCTGGAACGGGAATGCCAACCCGCGTCGGTGCCGTTGATCGAAACCCACATCTCCTGGGTCATCCTGGCCGGCGACTACGCCTACAAGATCAAGAAACCGGTGGACTTCGGCTTCCTGGACTTTTCCACGCCCGAACGCCGGTACTTTTTCTGCCGCGAGGAACTGCGCCTGAACCGGCGCCTGGCCCCCGGGCTATATCTCGACGTGATCGGCATCGACGGAGGCCCCGATCGTCTCGACCCGGACGCTCCGACACCTCGCGGGGAATACGCCGTCATGCTCAAGCGCTTCGACGAGGACAAGCTGGCCGTTGCCCTGGCCGAACGGGGCGGATTGACGGAAGCGCACATCGACGGACTGGCCGATGCCCTGGCCGACTTCCACCTGTCCGCCGCGCAGGCGGACGAAAACAGCGGCCTGGGCAGCCCCGAATGCATCGCATCGGCGGCGGCGCATAATTTCCCGGCGGTCGAGGCCGCGCTGACGGAACCCGAAGCATGGACCCGGCTGCGGGCCATCCGGGACTGGACGGTGGCGCTGGGCGAGCGGCTACGCCCCACGCTGATCCAGCGCAAACGCGATGGCCATGTCCGCGAATGCCACGGCGATTTGCATCTGGGCAATCTGGTGGCGGAAGGAGACCGGCTCGTGCCCTTCGACTGCATCGAATTCAGCGAGGAATTGCGCTGGATCGACACGCTGAGCGAACTCGCCTTCATCGTCATGGATCTGGAAGTGCGCGGCCTGTCCGAACTCGCCTGGCGCTTGCTCAACCGTTACCTGGCGCACACGGGCGATTACACCGGCCTGGCGGTGTTCGACTATTACCGGGTGTATCGCGCAATGGTGCGGGCCAAGATCGCCTGCCTAACCCGGCAGCAGGCGGAAGAGGAGCAAAAGGCCGAGCTGGAACGGCAGTGTCTGCACTACCTGGAGTACGCCAGCCGCATCATAGCCAAGCACCGGCCCATGCTGATTATCACCCACGGACTGTCGGGCAGCGGCAAATCCTGGCTGGCCCACCGGCTCGCGGCCGCCCTGCCCGCCGTGCGCATCGCGTCCGACATCGAGCGCAAACGCCTGGCCGGCTACCCGGCCACGGCATCGACCGACCCCGGCCTCTACGCGCAACCCCAGACCGAGGCCACCTACGAACGCCTCCGCACCTGCGCCGGGTCGCTCCTGCAGGCCGGTCACAACGTGATCGTGGACGCAACCTTTCTGAAGGCGGGCTACCGCGACCGCTTCCGCGACCTCGCCCGGCAGGCGGCCATACCCTTCAAGATCCTCGATCTCGTCGCGCCCGAGCCCTTGCTCAGGCAACGCATCGAATCGCGCCGGCTATCCGGCGGCGACCCTTCCGAAGCCACGCTGGCCGTGCTCGAGGCGCAAATCACCGGCGCCGAGCCGCTCTCGGCAACCGAGCGGCTCGCCAGTGTCGAAGTGGATGCCGGCACGCCGCTGGATTTCCCGGCCGTGCTCGCCGCGTTGGATCCGGACAAACTCCGGGCAGGGGCGCCGAAACCGCTCTCATGA
- the rnd gene encoding ribonuclease D, with protein sequence MTQHTPPAYIDTPDALRQLGDSLKGRPWVALDTEFMREKTYYPKFCLLQVATPDFSACVDPLALTDLEPLTEWLFDPAIVKVVHSGRQDMEIFYHLFGRLPAPLFDTQIAAPLLGLAEQIGYAGLIQHLLGVNLAKTHARTDWSRRPLAPEQLRYAADDVIYLASAYENLVKGIEGLGRTAWLEDDFAELSNPALYENPPELAWQRIGGAQQLKGKGLNVLQALAAWREETARAEDVPRGWIVKDEVLLDLARQQPRNAEALSLTRGLDDKIVRRHGRTLCAVIAEALEKPKLSLELPPRPAKKSAEQEAVLDALGAVVRLRAAQNTLNPVILASRKDLEHLVDGEADARLLHGWRRKMVGDELLGLLRGELGLVIEQGTLRVTAHDSPRTAAAD encoded by the coding sequence ATGACTCAGCATACCCCTCCCGCTTACATCGACACCCCCGACGCCCTGCGCCAGTTGGGCGACTCGCTCAAAGGCCGGCCCTGGGTGGCCCTGGACACCGAGTTCATGCGGGAGAAGACCTACTACCCCAAATTCTGCCTGTTACAGGTCGCCACCCCCGACTTTTCCGCCTGCGTGGATCCCCTGGCCCTGACTGACCTGGAACCCCTGACGGAATGGTTGTTCGATCCTGCCATCGTCAAGGTCGTGCATTCGGGCCGGCAGGACATGGAGATCTTCTACCATCTGTTTGGCCGCCTGCCCGCCCCCTTGTTCGACACCCAGATCGCCGCCCCGCTTTTGGGGCTGGCCGAGCAAATCGGCTACGCCGGGCTGATCCAACATCTGCTGGGGGTCAATCTGGCCAAGACCCATGCGCGCACCGACTGGTCCCGCCGTCCGCTTGCGCCCGAACAACTGCGTTACGCCGCCGACGATGTCATCTACCTGGCCTCGGCTTACGAAAACCTCGTCAAGGGCATAGAGGGACTGGGCCGCACGGCCTGGCTGGAAGACGATTTCGCCGAACTGAGCAATCCGGCGCTCTACGAGAATCCGCCGGAACTCGCCTGGCAGCGCATCGGCGGCGCCCAGCAGCTCAAGGGCAAGGGATTGAACGTGTTGCAGGCATTGGCCGCCTGGCGCGAGGAAACCGCGCGCGCCGAGGACGTGCCGCGCGGCTGGATCGTCAAGGACGAGGTGTTGCTGGATCTCGCGCGCCAGCAGCCGCGCAACGCGGAAGCCTTGTCGCTGACCCGAGGGCTCGACGACAAGATCGTACGCCGCCATGGCCGTACGCTTTGCGCCGTGATCGCCGAGGCGCTGGAAAAACCGAAGCTGAGTTTGGAACTCCCGCCGCGCCCGGCGAAAAAATCGGCCGAGCAGGAAGCCGTGCTCGATGCGCTGGGCGCGGTGGTCCGCCTGCGGGCGGCGCAAAACACCCTGAACCCCGTCATCCTGGCGAGCCGCAAGGACCTGGAACACCTGGTGGACGGGGAAGCCGACGCCCGCCTGCTGCACGGCTGGCGCCGGAAAATGGTGGGCGACGAACTGCTGGGCCTGTTGCGCGGCGAGCTGGGCCTCGTCATCGAACAGGGAACACTGAGGGTCACCGCTCATGACTCACCCCGCACTGCCGCCGCCGATTGA
- the dtd gene encoding D-aminoacyl-tRNA deacylase: MVTVIQRVQHAEVSVDGVSVGRIGRGLLALVAVEQGDAEAQAERLAERILGYRVFPDTEDRMNLSVADIAGELLLVSQFTLAADTRKGARPSFTPAAAPEVGHRLFEHFVDAVRKRHPRVATGRFGADMQVGLVNDGPVTFILRVPPAS; the protein is encoded by the coding sequence ATGGTCACCGTCATCCAGCGGGTCCAACACGCCGAGGTGTCTGTCGACGGCGTAAGCGTGGGCCGTATCGGCCGGGGCTTGCTGGCGCTGGTGGCGGTGGAGCAAGGTGATGCGGAAGCGCAGGCCGAACGCCTGGCCGAACGCATCCTGGGCTATCGCGTCTTTCCCGACACCGAGGATCGCATGAACCTCAGCGTCGCCGACATCGCCGGCGAACTGCTGCTGGTGTCGCAATTCACCCTCGCGGCCGACACGCGCAAGGGCGCGCGTCCCAGTTTCACGCCGGCCGCCGCGCCGGAGGTCGGCCACCGCCTGTTCGAACACTTCGTCGATGCGGTGCGCAAGCGCCACCCGCGCGTGGCCACCGGCCGTTTCGGCGCCGACATGCAGGTCGGCCTGGTCAACGACGGCCCGGTCACCTTCATACTGCGCGTACCGCCCGCATCCTGA
- a CDS encoding rhodanese-like domain-containing protein, with product MDQITPSELKARLDRDSNPPLLLDVREPIEFKYCRIDGSLNMPMNEVFLKADDLDPDQETVVICHHGLRSAQIANFLIGKGFRHVVNLQGGVAAWANTVDPHMPTY from the coding sequence ATGGACCAGATCACGCCCTCAGAACTGAAAGCCCGGCTGGACCGGGACAGCAACCCGCCTCTGCTGCTCGACGTACGCGAGCCCATAGAGTTCAAATACTGCCGCATCGACGGCAGTCTCAACATGCCCATGAACGAGGTGTTTCTGAAGGCCGACGACCTGGATCCGGATCAGGAAACGGTAGTGATCTGCCACCATGGCCTGCGCAGCGCGCAGATCGCCAACTTCCTGATCGGCAAAGGCTTCCGGCATGTCGTCAATCTGCAGGGCGGGGTCGCGGCCTGGGCCAATACGGTCGACCCGCACATGCCGACTTACTGA
- a CDS encoding iron-containing alcohol dehydrogenase: protein MSFAAFTLSRLPRIEFGSGVIGKIPELAARYGDQALLITGARSFRQSPHWNRLVTGLREKGMRTEHFTVSGEPSPQLVDEAVARYFGTGISVVIAIGGGSVLDAGKAIAGLLPHGNSVLDHLEGVGRGIPYTGPATPFIAAPTTAGTGSEATKNAVLSVQGENGYKKSFRDEALVPEYAVVDPDLLSTCPPALIAADGMDAFTQLLESYVSLRANPLTDTLAWSGMTAFRDGFFHAWKGGDGEQARQGRAAIAYASLISGITLAQVGLGSVHGLAAPLGAFFPIPHGVCCGTLLAEATRINLAALAARAPDSPALAKYARVGRLLSGQTSDSPVSAHAALLETLTRWQDTLELPRLRTFGVGLDDIPRIVANSRGSSMQTNPVVLNDDEAGEIVRRRH, encoded by the coding sequence ATGAGTTTCGCCGCGTTCACTCTCAGCCGGCTGCCGCGCATCGAGTTCGGTTCCGGCGTCATCGGCAAGATACCGGAACTGGCCGCGAGATATGGCGACCAGGCCTTGCTGATCACGGGTGCCCGCTCGTTCCGGCAATCGCCGCATTGGAACCGGCTGGTCACCGGATTGCGTGAAAAGGGCATGCGTACCGAGCATTTCACCGTCAGCGGCGAACCCTCGCCGCAACTGGTGGACGAAGCCGTCGCGCGTTACTTCGGCACCGGCATCTCGGTGGTCATCGCCATCGGCGGCGGCAGCGTGCTGGATGCCGGCAAGGCCATCGCCGGGCTGCTGCCGCACGGCAATTCCGTGCTGGACCACCTGGAAGGCGTGGGGCGCGGAATTCCCTACACGGGGCCGGCCACGCCTTTCATCGCCGCGCCCACCACCGCGGGCACCGGCAGCGAAGCGACCAAGAACGCCGTGCTGAGCGTGCAAGGCGAAAACGGCTATAAGAAATCGTTTCGCGACGAGGCCCTGGTGCCCGAGTATGCCGTCGTCGATCCCGACCTGCTGAGCACCTGCCCTCCCGCGCTGATCGCCGCCGACGGCATGGACGCTTTCACCCAGTTGCTGGAATCCTACGTTTCGCTACGTGCCAACCCGCTGACCGATACCCTTGCGTGGAGCGGCATGACCGCCTTTCGCGACGGTTTCTTCCACGCCTGGAAAGGCGGCGATGGCGAGCAGGCCCGCCAAGGACGCGCGGCCATCGCCTACGCCTCGCTGATTTCAGGCATCACCCTGGCCCAGGTGGGCCTGGGTTCGGTGCACGGCCTGGCCGCGCCACTAGGCGCCTTTTTCCCCATACCACACGGGGTCTGCTGCGGCACCCTGCTGGCCGAGGCCACGCGCATCAACCTCGCCGCCCTGGCCGCGCGAGCGCCCGACAGCCCCGCCCTGGCGAAATATGCCCGAGTCGGACGCTTATTGAGCGGACAAACGAGCGATTCGCCCGTATCCGCACACGCCGCCTTGCTGGAAACCCTGACGCGCTGGCAAGACACCCTGGAATTGCCGCGTCTGCGGACGTTCGGCGTCGGCCTCGATGACATCCCCCGCATCGTCGCCAACTCCCGCGGCAGCAGCATGCAAACCAATCCCGTCGTGCTGAACGACGACGAAGCCGGCGAAATCGTCCGCCGGCGCCACTGA